The following is a genomic window from Streptomyces lincolnensis.
AAGGTCGAGGACGATCCGGCGCGCCCCCGGCTGATCCAGACCGTGTGGGGCGTGGGCTACCGCTTCGACGGAGAGGCGTGACCATGCGCGACACCCTCCTCATCGCCCTGTTCGCCTTCCTCGGCGCCGCCGCGGCCGGACTCCTCGGCGCGTATGTGCTGATGCTGATCCGGCGGCGCTCGCTGGCCCTGCATCTCGCCGTGGTGGCCGCCGTCGCCGTCACCGCGATGCTCGCGGGCACCCTCGCGGTCGCGCAGGCGATGTTCCTGTCCGCGCACGATCTCAAGGTCGTCACCATGGTCGTCGCGATGGCCGCCGTGGTGTCCATGGTCACCGCCCTGCTGCTGGGTCGCTGGGTCGTCGCCCGCAGCCACGCCCTCGCGCTCGCCGCCCGCTCCTTCGGCGACGGCGGCGACTTCACCTCACCGGTCGGCCCGGCCACCGCCGAACTCGCCGCGCTGAGCCGTGAGTTGGAGACCACCAGCGCCCGGCTCGCCGAGTCCCGGGAACGCGAACGCGCCCTGGAGACCTCCCGGCGCGAACTCGTCGCCTGGATCTCGCACGACCTGCGCACCCCGCTGGCCGGCCTGCGCGCGATGTCCGAGGCCCTGGAGGACGGCGTCGCCACCGACCCCGCCCGCTACCTCAGGCAGATCCGCACCGAGGTGGAACGCCTCAACGGCATGGTCGGCGACCTGTTCGAGCTCTCCCGCATCCACGCGGGCACGCTGGCCCTGAGCCCGAGCCGGATCTCGCTGTACGACCTCATCGGCGACGCGCTCGCGGGCGCCGACCCGCTGGCCCGCGAGCACGGCGTACGGCTGGTGGGCCACCGGGTCGAGCCGGTGCCGGTCGAGGTGGACGGCAAGGAGATGAGCCGGGTGCTGGGCAACCTGCTGGTGAACGCCATCCGCCGGACGCCCGCCGACGGCACGGTCGCGATCGCCGCCGAACGCCGCCCGCACGGCGTGGTCCTGTCCGTCACGGACGGCTGCGGCGGCATCCCCGAGGAGGACCTGCCCCGCGTCTTCGACACCGGCTGGCGCGGCACACACGCCCGTACCCCGCCCGCCGGCGCGGGTCTCGGCCTCGCCATCGTGCGCGGCATCGTGGAGGCCCACCAGGGCATCGCCACGGTGTGCAACGTGCCCGGCGGCTGCCGCTTCGAGGTGGTGCTGCCGGCGGCCGGCTCCTGAGCCCGAGGTGGTGCCGCCCGCTTCCCGCGACGGGCGGCACCACCGGTCCCGCGCGGGCTACCGCATCTCGGCGCCCGCGAACTCCCGCATCCCCGCCTCGAACCCGACCTCGGCCTTCCAGCCGAGGTCCGCCCGCAGCCGGGCCGAGTCCGCCGTGATGTGCCGTACGTCGCCCAGACGGTACTCCCCGGTGACGACCGGCTCCGGGCCGCCGTACGCCCCGGCCAGTGCCCGGGCCATCTCGCCGACCGTGTGCGGCTCACCGCTGCCGGTGTTGTACGCCGTGAGCACGCCTTCGCGCGCGGGTGTCTCCAGCGCCGCCACATTGGCCGCGGCCACGTCCCGTACGTGCACGAAGTCCCGCCGCTGGCGCCCGTCCTCGTAGACCCGCGGGGCCTCGCCCCGGGCGAGCGCCGAGCGGAAGAAGGAGGCGACGCCCGCGTACGGGGTGTTCCGGGGCATGCCCGGGCCGTACACGTTGTGGTAGCGCAGCGACACCGCCGAGGAGCCCGTGGCCCGTGCCCACGCCGCCGCCAGGTGTTCCTGGGCGAGCTTGGTCGTGGCGTAGACGTTGCGCGGATCCACCGGGGCGTCCTCGGCGACCAGCCCCGGGGACAGCTCGGCCCCGCACTCGGGGCAGCGGGGCTCGAAGCGTCCGGCGTCCAGGTCGGCGACGGCCCGGGGGCCGGGCCGCACCACGCCGTGCCGGGGGCAGGTGTACCTGCCCTCGCCGTACACGACCATCGACCCGGCCAGCACCAGGCGCCGGACGCCCGCGTCGGCCATCCCGGTGAGCAGCACGGCCGTACCGAGGTCGTTGTGGGAGACGTATTCCGCCGCGTCGGAGAAGCCGACCCCCAGGCCGACCATCGCCGCCTGGTGGCACACCGCGTCCACGCCCCGCAGGGCGCGGCGGACCGCCTCGGGGTCCCGTACGTCCGCCGCCGGGTCGGCGCGGACGTCGTGGACGACCGGCTCGTGCCCGTGGGCCCGCAGGGCTTCGACGACAGGGGTCCCGATGAAACCGGCGCCGCCGGTGACCAGTACACGCATACCGTCACGCTAGGGCCGTGACCGGTCCGGCCGACCGGGCCGCGCCCGTCACGTCACGGCTTCGTAAGACTGTCCGGGGACATGTTCGGGGACAGGGGCAGGACCACCGTGAACACCGTCGCTCCCGGCTCGCTGCTCAGCTCGATCGTGCCGCCGTGCGCCCGGACCAGGGAGCGGGCCACCGACAGGCCGAGGCCGCTGCCGCCGCGGTCGCGGCTGCGGGCCTTGTCGACGCGGTAGAAGCGGTCGAAGACCCGGTCGCGGTCGGCGGGCGGGATACCGGGGCCCGCGTCCGTCACGCGCACCAGCGCCCGGCCGGACCCGGCACGCACCGCCACGGTCACCTCGGTGCCGGCCGGAGTGTGGACGGCCGCGTTGGTGAGCAGGTTGTCCAGGACCTGGCGGATCCGTTGCGGGTCCAGGCGCAGCTTCAGCGCCTCGGGGCCCGGCGCGAGGGTCAGCGGACGGTCCGGGCGGCTCGCGCGGAAGGCGTCGGCCGCGTTCTCGACCAGCTCCACCAGGTCCGCCTCCGTCTGCCGGAGCGGGGTCTCCACCTCGGCCGCGTCGAGCCGGGCGAGCAGCAGCAGGTCGTCGAGGAGGAAGCCCATCCGGGCCGCCTCGGCGCGCAGCCTCGCCAGGTGCTTGTCGCGTTCCTCGGGGGCGTTGGCGGCCGCGTACTGGAAGAGGTCCGCGTAGCCCCGTACGGACATCAGGGGGGTGCGCAGTTCGTGCGAGGCGTCGGCGACGAAGCGGCGCAGCCGCTGCTCGGCCTCCGCGCGGACCGCGAGGGAGTCGTCGATGTGCTCCAGCATGGTGTTGAACGCCGTGCGCAGCTCCTCGACCTCCGGGCCGCCGCCCCGCTTGTCGGCGCGCAGCGGCAGCCGGGCCGCGGTCTCGGTGAGGTTGTGCGAGGCGATGCCGTGCGCGGTGGAGGCCATGTCGCTCAGCGGCTTCAGGCCGCGTCGCAGCATCTTGCGGCCGGCCACCACGAGCCCCAGCAGCGCGAGCCCGAAGGCGACGACCTGGACCGTGATCAGCCGCCGTACGGTGTCGTCGATGTCGTCCATCGGCGCCGCACTGACCAGGATCACCCCGGGCTCGACCTCGCAGGCGCGCAGCCGGTAGTCGCCCACGTCCCCGAGATGCTCGGTGCGCAGCAGTTCCGTGTGCGCGGTGGACTGGGCCCGGGCCATGGCGGTGAAGTCGTCGACGTCCTGGGGCAGGTCGGCGGGGTCCTCCGGCCGGCGCAGTCGCGGGGCGCCGCCGCCCGGCACGTCGTACACGGCGTAGAACCAGCTGTAGTACTTCTTGCCCGAGAGCGTGCCGTAGTCCGCGATGCTCTTGGACTGGGCGATCTGGGCCTGCGCCAGCTGGGTGTCGAGCTGGGCCGACAGATAGTCCCGCATGTACGTCGTCAGCGCGGTGCCGACGATGGCGAACACGGCCAGGGACAGCACCCCGACGCCCAGCGCCAGCCGGGTGCCCAGGCGCAGTCTGCTGTACGCCCGCCTGCATCGCGTGATCACTGGGAGGCCTGCCGGAGCACGTAGCCGAAGCCGCGCACGGTGTGGATCAGCGGCTCCCGGCCGTCCTCGGGCTCGTCCAGCTTGCGGCGCAGCCGGCTGACGACGAGCTCCACGACGTTGGAGCGGCCGCCGAAGCCGTACTCCCAGACGTGGTCGAGGATCTGCGCCTTGGTGAGCACGGTCGGCGACTTGCGCATCAGGTAGCGCAGCACCTCGTACTCGGTCGGGGTGAGCGTCAGCAGCCGCTCGCCGCGCCGCACCTCACGGGTGTCCTCGTCCATCGTCAGGTCCGCGACCTGGAGCACCGAGCGCTGGAAGCCGGGTCCGGCGCTGCGCCGCAGCACGGTCCGCAGCCGGGCCATCAGCTCCTCCACCGCGAACGGCTTGACCAGGTAGTCGTCCCCGCCCCGGGTCAGCCCCGCCACCCGGTCGGCGACCGCGTCCCGGGCGGTGAGGAACACCACGGGCACCATCGTCCCGGAGCGGCGCAGCCGGTCGAGCACGCCGAAGCCGTCGAGGTCGGGCAGCATCAGGTCGAGCACCACGATGTCCGGATGGAACTCCGCGGCGCGGCTCAGCGCCTCCTCGCCCGTGTTCGCGGTGACCGCGTCCCAGCCCTCGTACCGGGCGACCGTCGCGACGAGATCGGCGATCGGCGGGTCGTCGTCCACGACGAGGAGTCGTACTTTGTCCACCTGCACATAGTGCGGCACGCCGTCCCCGATCCGGCAGGCAGGTGCCCCCGGGGGACCACATCGATAACCACTTGAAAGTTGTACGACAGTAAACCGACAGCTCCCCCCGGACATGCTCGATACCCCGGACCCGATCAAGGAGCTCGTACGTGACTGCCGTCCAATCGCCCCCCGCGCCGCCCACGGGGATACAACGCCCCAGGGTGGTGGCCCGCACCGGTCTGTACGCCGTGCTCGCCGCGAACATGGCCGTGGTCGCGTACTTCTTCGCGCAGGCCGGTTTCGCCTCCAACGCGCTCATCGTGATGGGCCGCCTCGCCGGACTCTACGGCGCGCTCGTGATGGCGTTCCAGCTGGTGCTGGTGGCCCGGCTGCCCTGGCTCGACCGCCGGATCGGCATGGACCGGCTGACCGCCTGGCACCGCTGGACCGGCTTCAGCCTCCTGTGGCTGCTCCTCGCCCACGTCGTCTTCATCGCCTTCGGCTACGCCGAGGGCACCGGCGTCGGCCCGGTCAGCCAGATCATCGACCTCGCCGAGACCACCGAGGGCGTACTCCGCGCGATCGTCGCGTTCGGCATCATCCTCGTCGTGGGCGCCGTCTCGGCCCGCTACGCCCGCCGCCGCCTCGCCTACGAGACCTGGCACTTCATCCACCTGTACACCTACGTCGCCGTGGTGCTGGCCTTCACCCACCAGGTCGCCGTCGGGACCTCCTTCGCCTCCTCGTCCGTCGCCACGGCCTACTGGTACGGCGTGTGGGGCGTCGCGCTCGGCTCGGTGTTCCTCGGCCGGCTGGCCCTCCCGCTGTGGCGGAACTGGCGCCACCAGCTGCGCGTCACCGCGGTCGTCCACGAGTCCGACAACGTGGTCTCGATCCACATGACCGGCAAGGACCTCGACCGGATGCCCGCCCGGGCCGGTCAGTTCTTCCTGTGGCGCTTCCTCACCCCCGACCGCTGGTGGCAGGCCAACCCGTTCTCCCTGTCGGCCGCGCCCGACGGCCGCACCCTGCGCCTGACCGCCAAGGCGGCCGGCGCCGGCAGCGCCGCCCTGCGCCATGTGAAGGTCGGCACCCGCGTCTTCGCCGAGGGCCCCTACGGCGCCTTCACCGCACTGCACCGCACCCGCCCGGAGTCCGTCCTCATCGCCGGCGGCGTGGGCGTCACGCCCATCCGGGCGCTCCTGGAGGAGATCGAGGGCCACGCAGTCGTCATCTACCGCGTCGCCACCGACCGGGACGCGGTCCTCTACGACGAACTGCGCGACCTCGCCCTCGTCCGCGGCCACGAGGTGCACCTGGTGACCGGGCCGGCCGTCCCCGACAAGCTGGCTCCGGCCGAACTGCTGCGGATGGTGCCGGACATCGGGGACCGGGACGTCTTCCTGTGCGGACCGCCGCCCATGATGAACGCGGTCCTGGGCAGCCTGCGCGAGCTGGACGTGCCCAAGCCGCAGATCCACTTCGAACGCTTCAGCCTGGCGGGATGAGGAAGTCACCGTGAAACGAGCCATACCCGTCGTCGTCCTGAGCATCGCGGGCCTGGTGCCCGTCTGGCTCTACGAACCCTCGGCCCACACGTCCACCGTCCAGGTCGCCGCACCGTCCCCGTCCTCCTCGTCGGACTCCTCTTCGTCGTCGGACTCCTCCTCCCGCACGGTCACCGGTCCGACGCTGAACACGGAGAAGGGGCCGGTGCAGGTCCGGACGACCTTCTCCGGCACGAAGATCACGGCTGTGAAGATGCTCCAGCAGCCGAACCATCCGCAGACGACGGCCGCGGTGCCGAAGCTGGTCGCGGAGACCTTGGAGGCGCAGAGCGCGGACATCGACACCGTGTCCGGCGCGACCATCACCAGCGAGGCGTACAAGGAGTCCCTCCAGGCCACGATCGACGACAACGCGAAGACGGCCGCCGCCTCTTCCGCCTCGCCGTCCCCCTCCGAGGCCACCGCCTCCCGGACCGTGGACGGTCCCGCGCTCGACACGGAGAAGGGCACCGTGCAGGTCCAGGTGACCTTCGAGGGCGACGACATCACGGCCGTGAGGATGCTCCAGCAGCCGAACCATCCGCAGACGACGGCCGCGGTGCCGAAGCTGGTCGCGGAGACGTTGGAGGCGCAGAGCGCGGACATCGACACCGTGTCCGGAGCCACGATCACCAGCGAGGCCTACAAGGAGTCCCTCCAGGCCGCGATCGACGCGAAGGGCTGACCCGTCATGCACCGCGTCGAACACGTCATGGGCTTCCCGGTCTCGCTGCGGGTCGACGACGAGGGTTTCGCCGAACGGGGCGCCGAGGCCGCCGACGCGGTCTTCGCCTGGCTGAACGAGGTCGACGCCCGCTTCAGCCCGTTCAAGGAGGACAGCGAGGTCTCCCGGCTGGGCCGGGGCGAACTGTCTCCCGCCGACCTCGGCGCGGACCTGCGGGAGGTCCTCGACCTCTGCGAGCACTACCGTCTGGCCACCGGCGGCGCCTTCGACGCCCGGCTGCCCGGCCGCGGCCTCGACCCCTGCGCGGTCGTCAAGGGCTGGTCGGTGCAGCGGGCGGCCGAGCTGCTCACGGCCGCCGGGGCGAGGCGCTTCTGCCTGAACGCCGGCGGTGACGTGGTCGCCGCCGGCGGGCCCTGGCGGGTCGGCGTACGGCACCCCGAGCACGCCGACAAGCTGTGCACCGTCCTGGAACTCACCGACGCCGCGGTCGCCACCTCGGCGCGCTACGAACGCGGCGACCACATCATCGACGGCCGCACCGGCCGCCCCGCGACCGGCCTGCTCAGCCTCACCGTCGTGGCGGCGACCCTGACGGAGGCCGACGCGGTCGCCACGGCCGCCTTCGCGATGGGCGCCGAGGGCGTCGACTGGGCCGCCTCCCTGGACGGCTGCGAGGTCTTCGCCGTCGACGCCGACCGCCAGGTCCTGCGCACCCCGGGCTTCCCCACCGCCCGGGCGGGGACGGCGGTGGCGTGAGCACCGGCGCGGAGGTGCTGTTCGCGGCCCTGTGGTCCCTGGGGTGGGCGGCGACGGTGCTCGCCTGGCTGCCGTGGCGGGGCCGCCGGGCACCCCGGCGGCACGCCCTGCGCGGGCCTTCCTGACTAACCTGGCCCGGTGACCATCGAGTTGACGTTGTTGACGTCGGTCTCCCACCGGGGGCGGGAGATCACCGCGCCGCGGATCAGGGGGCTGCTCGCGCTGCTCGCCGGGGAGCTGCGGAGCGGCCGGGCGGCCGGCCGCCTGGTGGAGGGGCTGTGGCCCGAGGAGCGGCCGGAGAACCCGACGAAGGCGTTGCAGATCCTGGTGTCGCGGGCCCGCAGGCATCTCGGCGCCGAGGTCATCGAGAGCACCCCCACCGGCTACCGGCTCACCCTGCGCGAGGACCAGGTCGACACCGGCGCCCTGCTGCTGCACGCCGCCGAGAGCGCGGTCAAGGCGCGGGCCGGGGACCACGCGGGCGCCCTCGCCGAGGCCGAGGAGGGGCTCGCCCTGTGGGACGGCGCCGGGACCGACGAGGACGCCGGTCCCGGTGATCCCCTGGCCGCCCTGCGCGCCGAACGGGCCGCCACCCACCAGGCACTCGTACGCCACCGCGCGTTGGCCCTCGCCCGCACCGGCCGCCGCGCCGAGGCCGCCGGCCCCCTCGCCGCCCTGGCCGACGCACACCCGCGTGACGAGGAACTGCTCCTGGA
Proteins encoded in this region:
- a CDS encoding FAD:protein FMN transferase codes for the protein MHRVEHVMGFPVSLRVDDEGFAERGAEAADAVFAWLNEVDARFSPFKEDSEVSRLGRGELSPADLGADLREVLDLCEHYRLATGGAFDARLPGRGLDPCAVVKGWSVQRAAELLTAAGARRFCLNAGGDVVAAGGPWRVGVRHPEHADKLCTVLELTDAAVATSARYERGDHIIDGRTGRPATGLLSLTVVAATLTEADAVATAAFAMGAEGVDWAASLDGCEVFAVDADRQVLRTPGFPTARAGTAVA
- a CDS encoding sensor histidine kinase, with translation MRDTLLIALFAFLGAAAAGLLGAYVLMLIRRRSLALHLAVVAAVAVTAMLAGTLAVAQAMFLSAHDLKVVTMVVAMAAVVSMVTALLLGRWVVARSHALALAARSFGDGGDFTSPVGPATAELAALSRELETTSARLAESRERERALETSRRELVAWISHDLRTPLAGLRAMSEALEDGVATDPARYLRQIRTEVERLNGMVGDLFELSRIHAGTLALSPSRISLYDLIGDALAGADPLAREHGVRLVGHRVEPVPVEVDGKEMSRVLGNLLVNAIRRTPADGTVAIAAERRPHGVVLSVTDGCGGIPEEDLPRVFDTGWRGTHARTPPAGAGLGLAIVRGIVEAHQGIATVCNVPGGCRFEVVLPAAGS
- a CDS encoding FMN-binding protein; translated protein: MKRAIPVVVLSIAGLVPVWLYEPSAHTSTVQVAAPSPSSSSDSSSSSDSSSRTVTGPTLNTEKGPVQVRTTFSGTKITAVKMLQQPNHPQTTAAVPKLVAETLEAQSADIDTVSGATITSEAYKESLQATIDDNAKTAAASSASPSPSEATASRTVDGPALDTEKGTVQVQVTFEGDDITAVRMLQQPNHPQTTAAVPKLVAETLEAQSADIDTVSGATITSEAYKESLQAAIDAKG
- a CDS encoding NAD-dependent epimerase/dehydratase family protein, producing MRVLVTGGAGFIGTPVVEALRAHGHEPVVHDVRADPAADVRDPEAVRRALRGVDAVCHQAAMVGLGVGFSDAAEYVSHNDLGTAVLLTGMADAGVRRLVLAGSMVVYGEGRYTCPRHGVVRPGPRAVADLDAGRFEPRCPECGAELSPGLVAEDAPVDPRNVYATTKLAQEHLAAAWARATGSSAVSLRYHNVYGPGMPRNTPYAGVASFFRSALARGEAPRVYEDGRQRRDFVHVRDVAAANVAALETPAREGVLTAYNTGSGEPHTVGEMARALAGAYGGPEPVVTGEYRLGDVRHITADSARLRADLGWKAEVGFEAGMREFAGAEMR
- a CDS encoding sensor histidine kinase, which translates into the protein MITRCRRAYSRLRLGTRLALGVGVLSLAVFAIVGTALTTYMRDYLSAQLDTQLAQAQIAQSKSIADYGTLSGKKYYSWFYAVYDVPGGGAPRLRRPEDPADLPQDVDDFTAMARAQSTAHTELLRTEHLGDVGDYRLRACEVEPGVILVSAAPMDDIDDTVRRLITVQVVAFGLALLGLVVAGRKMLRRGLKPLSDMASTAHGIASHNLTETAARLPLRADKRGGGPEVEELRTAFNTMLEHIDDSLAVRAEAEQRLRRFVADASHELRTPLMSVRGYADLFQYAAANAPEERDKHLARLRAEAARMGFLLDDLLLLARLDAAEVETPLRQTEADLVELVENAADAFRASRPDRPLTLAPGPEALKLRLDPQRIRQVLDNLLTNAAVHTPAGTEVTVAVRAGSGRALVRVTDAGPGIPPADRDRVFDRFYRVDKARSRDRGGSGLGLSVARSLVRAHGGTIELSSEPGATVFTVVLPLSPNMSPDSLTKP
- a CDS encoding ferric reductase-like transmembrane domain-containing protein, whose protein sequence is MVARTGLYAVLAANMAVVAYFFAQAGFASNALIVMGRLAGLYGALVMAFQLVLVARLPWLDRRIGMDRLTAWHRWTGFSLLWLLLAHVVFIAFGYAEGTGVGPVSQIIDLAETTEGVLRAIVAFGIILVVGAVSARYARRRLAYETWHFIHLYTYVAVVLAFTHQVAVGTSFASSSVATAYWYGVWGVALGSVFLGRLALPLWRNWRHQLRVTAVVHESDNVVSIHMTGKDLDRMPARAGQFFLWRFLTPDRWWQANPFSLSAAPDGRTLRLTAKAAGAGSAALRHVKVGTRVFAEGPYGAFTALHRTRPESVLIAGGVGVTPIRALLEEIEGHAVVIYRVATDRDAVLYDELRDLALVRGHEVHLVTGPAVPDKLAPAELLRMVPDIGDRDVFLCGPPPMMNAVLGSLRELDVPKPQIHFERFSLAG
- a CDS encoding response regulator transcription factor, with protein sequence MDKVRLLVVDDDPPIADLVATVARYEGWDAVTANTGEEALSRAAEFHPDIVVLDLMLPDLDGFGVLDRLRRSGTMVPVVFLTARDAVADRVAGLTRGGDDYLVKPFAVEELMARLRTVLRRSAGPGFQRSVLQVADLTMDEDTREVRRGERLLTLTPTEYEVLRYLMRKSPTVLTKAQILDHVWEYGFGGRSNVVELVVSRLRRKLDEPEDGREPLIHTVRGFGYVLRQASQ